The following proteins are encoded in a genomic region of Vicugna pacos chromosome 16, VicPac4, whole genome shotgun sequence:
- the CHAD gene encoding chondroadherin has product MARPMLLLSLGLLAGLLPALAACPQNCHCHGDLQHVICDKVGLQKIPKVSEKTKLLNLQRNNFPVLAANSFRAMPNLVSLHLQHCQIREVAAGAFRGLKQLIYLYLSHNDIRVLRAGAFDDLTELTYLYLDHNKVTELPRGLLSPLVNLFILQLNNNKIRELRAGAFQGAKDLRWLYLSENALSSLQPGALDDVENLAKFYLDKNQLSSYPSAALNKLRVVEELKLSHNPLKSIPDNAFQSFGRYLETLWLDNTNLEKFSDGAFLGVTTLKHVHLENNRLNQLPSNFPFDSLETLTLTNNPWKCTCQLRGLRRWLEAKTSRPDATCASPTKFRGQHIRDTDAFRSCKFPTKRSKKAGRH; this is encoded by the exons ATGGCCCGCCCGATGCTCTTGCTCAGCCTCGGCCTCCTGGCCGGCCTGCTGCCGGCGCTGGCCGCCTGCCCCCAGAACTGCCACTGCCACGGCGACCTGCAGCACGTCATCTGCGACAAGGTGGGGCTGCAGAAGATCCCCAAGGTGTCAGAGAAGACCAAGCTGCTCAACCTACAGCGCAACAACTTCCCAGTGCTGGCTGCCAACTCGTTTCGGGCCATGCCGAACCTCGTGTCGCTGCACCTGCAGCACTGCCAGATCCGCGAGGTGGCCGCCGGCGCTTTCCGCGGCCTCAAGCAGCTCATCTACCTGTACCTGTCCCACAACGACATCCGCGTGCTGCGCGCCGGCGCCTTCGACGACCTGACGGAGCTCACCTACCTCTACCTGGACCACAACAAGGTGACAGAGCTGCCCAGGGGGCTGCTCTCCCCGCTGGTCAACCTCTTCATCTTGCAGCTTAACAACAACAAGATCCGCGAGCTGCGCGCAGGAGCCTTCCAGGGTGCCAAAGACCTGCGCTGGCTCTATCTGTCCGAAAACGCACTCAGCTCCCTGCAGCCTGGCGCTCTGGACGACGTGGAGAACCTTGCCAAGTTCTACCTGGACAAGAACCAGCTGTCCAGCTACCCCTCGGCTGCTCTGAACAAGCTGCGGGTGGTGGAGGAGCTGAAGCTGTCCCACAACCCCCTGAAAAGCATTCCAGACAATGCCTTCCAGTCTTTCGGCAGATACCTGGAGACCCTCTGGCTGGACAACACCAACCTGGAGAAG TTCTCTGACGGTGCCTTCCTGGGTGTGACCACGCTGAAACATGTCCATTTGGAGAACAACCGCCTGAACCAGCTGCCCTCCAACTTCCCCTTTGACAGCCTGGAGACCCTCACCCTCACCAACAACCCCTGGAAGTGTACCTGCCAGCTCCGGGGCCTTCGGAG GTGGCTGGAAGCCAAGACCTCCCGCCCTGATGCCACTTGCGCATCGCCCACCAAGTTCAGGGGCCAGCACATCCGTGACACGGACGCCTTCCGCAGCTGCAAGTTCCCCACTAAGAGGTCCAAGAAAGCCGGCCGCCATTAA
- the ACSF2 gene encoding medium-chain acyl-CoA ligase ACSF2, mitochondrial isoform X2, translating to MAVYIGMLRLGRLCAGSPGVLGARVGLSRVWQEAKLWGVRPLSSREAARTAPLPVGGLSFVQGHTEARLINKTVGQCLDAAAQRVPDREALVVLHENMRLTFAQLKQQVDKAASGLLSIGLCKGDRLGMWGPNSYAWVLMQLATAQVSVNPAYQAMELEYALKKVGCKALVFPKQFKTQQYYNILKQICPEVEKAQPGALKSQRLPDLSTVISLDAPLPGTLLLDEVVAAGDQEQHLARLRHTQQFLSCHDPINIQFTSGTTGSPKGATLSHYNIVNNSNMIGERLRLHQKAPDESRVVLPNPLYHCLGSVGGTMVSLMHGVTLVLSSPVFDGKKALEAISRERGSFLYGTPTMFVDILNQPDFSSYDISAMCGGVIAGSPAPPELIRAIINKLNMKDLVVAYGTTENSPVTFMNFTEDTVEQKAESVGRIMPHTEAQIVNVKTGSLAELNTPGELCIRGYCVMMGYWGEPQKTDEAIGQDKWYRTGDIATMDEQGFCKIVGRSKDMIIRGGENIYPAELEDFFHTHPQVQEVQVVGVKDDRMGEEICACIRLKKGEETTAEEIKAFCKGKISHFKIPRYIVFVTDYPLTVSGKIQKFKLREQMEQHLNL from the exons TTCCAGAGAGGCGGCTCGCACCGCCCCCCTGCCCGTCGGAGGCCTCAGCTTCGTCCAGGGCCACACCGAAGCGCGTCTTATTAACAAGACTGTGGGGCAGTGCCTGGATGCcgcagcacagagggtcccagacCGAGAGGCCCTGGTTGTCCTCCATGAAAACATGAGGTTAACCTTTGCCCAACTCAAGCAGCAG GTGGACAAAGCTGCTTCTGGGCTCCTGAGTATCGGCCTCTGCAAGGGTGACCGGCTGGGCATGTGGGGACCCAACTCCTACGCATGGGTACTCATGCAGCTAGCTACGGCCCAG GTGTCTGTGAACCCAGCCTACCAAGCTATGGAACTAGAGTACGCCCTCAAGAAG GTGGGCTGCAAAGCCCTCGTGTTCCCCAAGCAATTCAAGACCCAGCAATACTACAACATCCTGAAGCAGATCTGTCCAGAGGTGGAGAAGGCCCAGCCAGGGGCCTTGAAGAGTCAGAG gctcccAGATCTGAGCACAGTCATCTCGTTGGACgcccctctgcctgggacactGCTCCTGGATGAGGTGGTGGCAGCTGGCGATCAAGAACAGCATCTGGCCCGGCTCCGGCACACCCAGCAGTTCCTGTCCTGCCATGACCCCATCAACATCCAGTTCACCTCG GGGACAACCGGCAGCCCAAAGGGGGCCACGCTTTCCCACTACAACATTGTCAACAACTCCAACATGATAGGGGAGCGCCTGAGGCTGCACCAGAAG GCACCAGACGAGTCGCGGGTGGTCCTGCCCAACCCCTTGTACCACTGCCTGGGTTCCGTAGGGGGCACAATGGTGAGCTTGATGCACGGGGTCACCCTCGTCCTGTCCTCTCCAGTCTTTGATGGCAAGAAGGCGCTGGAGGCCATCAGCAGAGAGAG AGGCTCCTTCCTGTATGGCACCCCCACAATGTTCGTGGACATTCTGAACCAACCAGACTTCTCCAGTTATGACATCTCAGCCATGTGTGGAG GTGTGATCGCGGGGTCCCCTGCACCCCCAGAGCTGATCCGAGCCATCATCAACAAGCTGAACATGAAGGATCTGGTG GTGGCTTATGGAACAACAGAGAACAGTCCTGTGACCTTTATGAACTTCACCGAGGACACTGTGGAGCAGAAGGCAGAAAGTGTGGGCAGAATTATGCCTCACACAGAG GCCCAGATTGTGAACGTGAAGACGGGATCACTGGCAGAGCTGAACACGCCTGGAGAGCTGTGCATCCGAGGGTACTGCGTCATGATGGGCTACTGGGGTGAGCCGCAGAAGACCGATGAGGCAATCGGACAGGACAAGTGGTATCGGACAGG AGACATCGCCACGATGGACGAGCAGGGCTTCTGCAAGATCGTGGGCCGCTCCAAGGATATGATCATCCGGGGCGGTGAGAACATCTACCCGGCCGAGCTcgaggacttctttcacacacatcCACAGGTGCAGGAAGTGCAG GTGGTGGGAGTGAAGGATGACCGGATGGGGGAGGAAATCTGTGCCTGCATTCGGCTCAAGAAAGGGGAGGAGACTACGGCAGAGGAGATCAAGGCTTTCTGCAAAGGGAAG ATCTCCCACTTCAAGATTCCCCGATACATCGTGTTTGTCACAGACTACCCCCTCACCGTCTCAGGAAAG aTCCAGAAATTCAAACTTCGAGAGCAGATGGAACAACATCTAAACCTGTGA
- the ACSF2 gene encoding medium-chain acyl-CoA ligase ACSF2, mitochondrial isoform X1 → MAVYIGMLRLGRLCAGSPGVLGARVGLSRVWQEAKLWGVRPLSSREAARTAPLPVGGLSFVQGHTEARLINKTVGQCLDAAAQRVPDREALVVLHENMRLTFAQLKQQVDKAASGLLSIGLCKGDRLGMWGPNSYAWVLMQLATAQAGIILVSVNPAYQAMELEYALKKVGCKALVFPKQFKTQQYYNILKQICPEVEKAQPGALKSQRLPDLSTVISLDAPLPGTLLLDEVVAAGDQEQHLARLRHTQQFLSCHDPINIQFTSGTTGSPKGATLSHYNIVNNSNMIGERLRLHQKAPDESRVVLPNPLYHCLGSVGGTMVSLMHGVTLVLSSPVFDGKKALEAISRERGSFLYGTPTMFVDILNQPDFSSYDISAMCGGVIAGSPAPPELIRAIINKLNMKDLVVAYGTTENSPVTFMNFTEDTVEQKAESVGRIMPHTEAQIVNVKTGSLAELNTPGELCIRGYCVMMGYWGEPQKTDEAIGQDKWYRTGDIATMDEQGFCKIVGRSKDMIIRGGENIYPAELEDFFHTHPQVQEVQVVGVKDDRMGEEICACIRLKKGEETTAEEIKAFCKGKISHFKIPRYIVFVTDYPLTVSGKIQKFKLREQMEQHLNL, encoded by the exons TTCCAGAGAGGCGGCTCGCACCGCCCCCCTGCCCGTCGGAGGCCTCAGCTTCGTCCAGGGCCACACCGAAGCGCGTCTTATTAACAAGACTGTGGGGCAGTGCCTGGATGCcgcagcacagagggtcccagacCGAGAGGCCCTGGTTGTCCTCCATGAAAACATGAGGTTAACCTTTGCCCAACTCAAGCAGCAG GTGGACAAAGCTGCTTCTGGGCTCCTGAGTATCGGCCTCTGCAAGGGTGACCGGCTGGGCATGTGGGGACCCAACTCCTACGCATGGGTACTCATGCAGCTAGCTACGGCCCAGGCAGGCATCATTCTG GTGTCTGTGAACCCAGCCTACCAAGCTATGGAACTAGAGTACGCCCTCAAGAAG GTGGGCTGCAAAGCCCTCGTGTTCCCCAAGCAATTCAAGACCCAGCAATACTACAACATCCTGAAGCAGATCTGTCCAGAGGTGGAGAAGGCCCAGCCAGGGGCCTTGAAGAGTCAGAG gctcccAGATCTGAGCACAGTCATCTCGTTGGACgcccctctgcctgggacactGCTCCTGGATGAGGTGGTGGCAGCTGGCGATCAAGAACAGCATCTGGCCCGGCTCCGGCACACCCAGCAGTTCCTGTCCTGCCATGACCCCATCAACATCCAGTTCACCTCG GGGACAACCGGCAGCCCAAAGGGGGCCACGCTTTCCCACTACAACATTGTCAACAACTCCAACATGATAGGGGAGCGCCTGAGGCTGCACCAGAAG GCACCAGACGAGTCGCGGGTGGTCCTGCCCAACCCCTTGTACCACTGCCTGGGTTCCGTAGGGGGCACAATGGTGAGCTTGATGCACGGGGTCACCCTCGTCCTGTCCTCTCCAGTCTTTGATGGCAAGAAGGCGCTGGAGGCCATCAGCAGAGAGAG AGGCTCCTTCCTGTATGGCACCCCCACAATGTTCGTGGACATTCTGAACCAACCAGACTTCTCCAGTTATGACATCTCAGCCATGTGTGGAG GTGTGATCGCGGGGTCCCCTGCACCCCCAGAGCTGATCCGAGCCATCATCAACAAGCTGAACATGAAGGATCTGGTG GTGGCTTATGGAACAACAGAGAACAGTCCTGTGACCTTTATGAACTTCACCGAGGACACTGTGGAGCAGAAGGCAGAAAGTGTGGGCAGAATTATGCCTCACACAGAG GCCCAGATTGTGAACGTGAAGACGGGATCACTGGCAGAGCTGAACACGCCTGGAGAGCTGTGCATCCGAGGGTACTGCGTCATGATGGGCTACTGGGGTGAGCCGCAGAAGACCGATGAGGCAATCGGACAGGACAAGTGGTATCGGACAGG AGACATCGCCACGATGGACGAGCAGGGCTTCTGCAAGATCGTGGGCCGCTCCAAGGATATGATCATCCGGGGCGGTGAGAACATCTACCCGGCCGAGCTcgaggacttctttcacacacatcCACAGGTGCAGGAAGTGCAG GTGGTGGGAGTGAAGGATGACCGGATGGGGGAGGAAATCTGTGCCTGCATTCGGCTCAAGAAAGGGGAGGAGACTACGGCAGAGGAGATCAAGGCTTTCTGCAAAGGGAAG ATCTCCCACTTCAAGATTCCCCGATACATCGTGTTTGTCACAGACTACCCCCTCACCGTCTCAGGAAAG aTCCAGAAATTCAAACTTCGAGAGCAGATGGAACAACATCTAAACCTGTGA